The following coding sequences lie in one Steroidobacter denitrificans genomic window:
- a CDS encoding Tll0287-like domain-containing protein, whose product MMKSSYRRRLAPAGAALLVLAGCADAALEPNAMKPDIGSDADTPIVTTANPDGRDPEVRARAAALDFSGKLRGTLQQAIQSDGVEAAVDVCKIAAPQIAEQVMLEHGVRLGRVALPGRNRNPRQAADGWQLGALQDFQAAVERGGAAAEQVMVQRDGLPDGVVLRMIRGIETETGCLACHGSAVAPSVREAIARHYPGDAATGFEIGDLRGALWVEVLPGAAQDGSDRHRGDAR is encoded by the coding sequence ATGATGAAGTCCTCGTACCGGAGGCGGCTGGCGCCGGCTGGAGCCGCCCTGTTGGTATTGGCGGGCTGCGCCGATGCCGCCTTGGAGCCGAACGCAATGAAGCCCGATATCGGAAGCGATGCCGATACGCCGATCGTGACGACGGCGAATCCCGATGGGCGCGATCCGGAGGTTCGCGCCAGGGCGGCGGCGCTGGATTTCAGCGGAAAGTTACGCGGCACCTTGCAACAGGCCATACAGAGCGATGGGGTGGAGGCAGCGGTCGATGTCTGCAAGATCGCCGCGCCGCAGATTGCCGAGCAGGTCATGCTCGAACATGGCGTGCGCCTCGGACGAGTGGCGTTGCCGGGCCGTAATCGTAATCCCCGACAAGCGGCCGATGGCTGGCAGCTCGGGGCGCTACAGGACTTCCAGGCCGCAGTGGAACGCGGTGGAGCCGCGGCAGAGCAGGTCATGGTGCAGCGTGACGGGCTGCCGGACGGTGTCGTTTTGCGCATGATTCGCGGCATCGAGACCGAAACAGGCTGCCTGGCCTGTCACGGTAGCGCCGTGGCACCGTCCGTCCGCGAGGCGATTGCCCGGCATTATCCCGGCGATGCCGCGACCGGTTTCGAGATAGGCGATCTTCGTGGCGCATTATGGGTCGAGGTGCTGCCCGGCGCTGCGCAGGATGGAAGTGATCGTCATCGAGGAGATGCTAGATGA
- a CDS encoding OsmC family protein, translating to MSGSEPIRITLEQQEDYAFRVSFDETSLAPLLTDEPPPLGKDQGPNPSRLLLTAIVNCMAASLLFSLRKFKNTPGKLRATISAATERNADGRWRIPTAQVILQLADAAADYQQLPRILEQFENFCVVTQSVRAGIDVQVMIQDAEGRVIHDQSGSVATS from the coding sequence ATGAGTGGGTCGGAACCGATTCGGATTACTCTGGAGCAGCAGGAGGATTACGCCTTCCGCGTGAGCTTCGACGAGACGTCGCTGGCGCCGCTGCTCACCGATGAGCCGCCGCCGCTGGGCAAGGATCAGGGGCCGAATCCCTCGCGCTTACTGTTGACGGCAATCGTCAATTGTATGGCTGCCAGCCTGCTGTTCTCGTTGCGCAAGTTCAAGAACACGCCGGGCAAGTTGCGGGCGACGATCAGTGCGGCGACTGAGCGCAATGCCGATGGGCGCTGGCGGATTCCGACGGCACAGGTGATCTTGCAGTTGGCTGATGCCGCGGCGGACTACCAGCAACTACCGCGTATTCTCGAGCAGTTCGAGAATTTCTGCGTAGTCACTCAGAGCGTGCGCGCCGGCATCGATGTGCAAGTGATGATTCAGGATGCCGAAGGCAGAGTAATACACGATCAGAGCGGGAGCGTAGCGACCTCATGA
- the trxC gene encoding thioredoxin TrxC: MSQTLQVACPHCHAVNRLPSTRLGDAPRCGGCHRALFEGHPVALDEAAFAAHAVKSDLPLVVDFWAPWCGPCRTMAPHFEAAAARLEPQVRLAKIDTEAQPVLGSRFQIRSIPTLVLFRGGREQARQSGAMGTADIVRWVQAHV; this comes from the coding sequence ATGAGCCAGACCCTGCAGGTGGCATGCCCTCATTGCCACGCAGTCAACCGCCTGCCGTCGACGCGTCTTGGCGATGCGCCGCGCTGCGGCGGCTGCCACCGTGCGCTGTTCGAAGGTCATCCAGTGGCCTTGGACGAAGCGGCCTTCGCTGCCCATGCCGTCAAAAGCGATCTGCCGCTGGTGGTGGATTTCTGGGCGCCGTGGTGCGGTCCCTGCCGCACGATGGCGCCGCATTTCGAGGCGGCGGCTGCGCGGCTGGAGCCTCAGGTCCGGCTGGCCAAGATCGATACCGAGGCGCAACCGGTGCTGGGCAGCCGCTTCCAGATCCGCAGCATTCCCACCCTGGTGCTGTTCCGAGGCGGCCGTGAGCAAGCCCGTCAGTCCGGTGCCATGGGCACTGCCGATATCGTCCGTTGGGTGCAAGCTCACGTTTGA
- a CDS encoding flavodoxin family protein — translation MTTPRILLIYGGHESGRTYELVEAVKQGLEQSGETIELRSLPALTAGVDDLLWAQGLIIATPEHFGYMSGAVKDFLDRTFYPTQDKVNGLPYALVVSAGNDGTGAVNSIERIVPGYRWKRISEPIIVVGDIGDDDRRRCNELGQSMAAGVALGIF, via the coding sequence ATGACAACCCCCCGTATTCTGCTGATCTATGGCGGCCATGAAAGCGGGCGCACCTATGAACTTGTCGAGGCAGTGAAGCAGGGTCTCGAGCAATCTGGTGAAACGATCGAACTGCGCTCCTTGCCCGCCCTGACGGCAGGCGTAGATGATCTGTTGTGGGCGCAGGGATTGATCATCGCCACACCCGAGCACTTCGGCTACATGTCAGGCGCGGTCAAGGATTTCCTCGACCGAACGTTCTATCCGACGCAAGATAAAGTCAACGGGCTACCCTACGCACTGGTCGTCAGCGCCGGCAACGACGGCACCGGCGCCGTGAACTCCATCGAGCGTATCGTGCCGGGGTATCGCTGGAAAAGGATCAGCGAACCGATCATCGTCGTCGGCGACATCGGCGATGACGACCGCCGACGCTGCAATGAACTGGGCCAATCGATGGCTGCCGGCGTCGCACTCGGCATCTTCTGA
- a CDS encoding DEAD/DEAH box helicase family protein, translating to MSDRVQNHVTGRLSLRPPQTESLVRLKRALDTAPELLTHERDVAAVLATLKAQFTTLEDFEREFPSLCFALATGVGKTRLMGAFIAYLHLAHGINNFFVLAPNLTIYNKLIADFTPNTPKYVFKGIGEFLVNAPRVITGDDYDQQNLTGGELFGEVHVNIFNISKINSEVRGGKEPRIKRMREVLGDSYFNRLANLPDLVLLMDESHRYRASAGVRAINELKPLFGLEVTATPFVESSRGPVPFKNVVMDYPLARAMEDGFVKEPAVITQRNFDARSHTPDEIEKTKLEDGVRLHETTKVELLTYARESGLKPVKPFMLVIARDTTHAGQLLALLESEAFYEGRYKGKVIQVDSSRSGAEEEAMITRLLAVESVDEPTEIVIHVNMLKEGWDVTNLYTIVPLRAANARTLIEQSIGRGLRLPYGRRTGVAAVDRLNIVAHDRFQEIIDEANRGDSPIRLKQVILEAPDSDDQKVSVQVESSASLRLGFSGWPVREIGPGPASTPGGSSAEPAPAFTTEAEKQAARVALEIIGKYESRPDLVPTSGALLKPEVQKEIAAEVSARLKPIQGNLLTGADSATPPVDISAVVAKTAEVVAQQTIDIPRIAVVPAGEVTTGFHPFMLDVSQLHLQPGQREIVGQMLRTNEQFTLASEIGLKEQRPEDYIVHALVDFDDIDYFTHSELLYDLAGQMVKHLHSYLSESEAVSVLDRDRRLIAREIHAQMMAHFWESATRYEAQVSRGFTELKPCNYTVTAGQAIQNYRETITELSRIKQMLFGGFSKCLYPVQKFDSDTERRFAVILERDALKWFKPAKGQFQIYYKLGTEQPEYVPDFVAETDTVTLMVETKARGEINTQEVQAKAAAAVRWCKYASEHAAAVGTNPWKYLLIPHDDIGEAKRLSDFLRYEIRGKTELG from the coding sequence ATGAGCGACCGGGTGCAGAACCATGTGACCGGGCGGCTTTCCCTGCGCCCGCCGCAGACGGAATCGCTGGTGCGACTGAAGCGGGCACTGGACACCGCGCCTGAGCTGCTCACCCACGAGCGCGACGTGGCGGCGGTGCTGGCGACGCTCAAGGCGCAGTTCACGACGCTGGAGGACTTCGAGCGCGAGTTCCCGTCGCTGTGCTTTGCGCTGGCCACGGGTGTAGGCAAGACGCGACTGATGGGCGCATTCATCGCCTACCTGCACCTGGCGCATGGCATCAACAACTTCTTCGTACTCGCGCCGAATTTGACCATCTACAACAAGCTGATTGCGGACTTCACACCGAATACGCCGAAGTATGTATTCAAGGGGATTGGCGAATTTTTGGTCAATGCCCCCAGGGTCATTACCGGGGATGACTACGATCAGCAGAACCTCACAGGCGGAGAGCTGTTCGGCGAGGTTCACGTCAATATTTTCAATATATCCAAGATCAACTCCGAAGTGCGCGGCGGCAAGGAGCCGCGCATCAAGCGGATGCGCGAAGTGCTGGGCGATAGCTACTTCAACCGTCTGGCAAATCTGCCAGATCTGGTGCTGTTGATGGATGAATCGCACCGTTACCGGGCCAGCGCCGGTGTGCGCGCCATCAACGAGTTGAAACCGCTGTTCGGCCTTGAAGTCACCGCGACGCCGTTCGTGGAATCCAGTCGCGGTCCCGTGCCGTTCAAGAACGTGGTGATGGACTACCCACTGGCGCGGGCAATGGAGGATGGTTTCGTCAAGGAGCCGGCGGTCATAACCCAGCGCAATTTCGATGCCAGGTCTCACACGCCAGATGAGATTGAGAAGACCAAGCTGGAAGACGGCGTGCGCCTGCACGAAACCACCAAGGTCGAATTGCTTACTTACGCTCGCGAGAGCGGTCTGAAGCCAGTGAAGCCGTTCATGCTGGTAATCGCTCGCGACACCACGCACGCGGGGCAACTGCTGGCGCTGCTGGAGTCCGAGGCCTTCTACGAAGGACGCTACAAGGGCAAGGTGATCCAGGTCGATTCCAGCCGCAGCGGCGCAGAAGAGGAAGCGATGATTACGCGCCTGCTGGCTGTGGAGAGCGTGGACGAGCCAACCGAGATCGTCATTCACGTCAACATGCTCAAGGAAGGCTGGGACGTGACCAATCTCTACACTATCGTCCCGTTACGCGCGGCCAATGCCCGGACACTGATCGAGCAGAGCATCGGGCGAGGCCTGCGTCTGCCTTACGGCAGGCGTACCGGCGTGGCGGCCGTGGACCGGCTCAATATCGTGGCCCATGACCGCTTTCAGGAGATCATCGACGAAGCCAACCGTGGCGATTCGCCGATCCGGTTGAAGCAGGTCATCCTGGAAGCGCCGGATTCCGATGACCAGAAGGTCAGCGTTCAGGTGGAATCCAGCGCATCGCTGCGGCTGGGATTTTCGGGATGGCCGGTTCGGGAGATTGGCCCGGGGCCAGCATCCACGCCCGGCGGTTCCTCCGCGGAACCAGCGCCTGCCTTCACGACCGAAGCCGAGAAGCAGGCCGCGCGAGTTGCCTTGGAGATCATCGGCAAGTACGAATCCAGGCCGGACCTGGTGCCGACCAGTGGCGCCCTTCTCAAGCCGGAGGTTCAGAAGGAAATCGCGGCTGAAGTCTCTGCGCGGCTGAAACCGATTCAGGGAAATCTGTTGACCGGCGCAGATTCGGCCACGCCGCCCGTCGACATCTCGGCTGTCGTAGCCAAGACCGCGGAAGTCGTTGCGCAGCAGACTATCGATATTCCCCGCATTGCGGTTGTTCCTGCTGGCGAGGTCACGACCGGCTTTCATCCGTTTATGCTGGACGTGAGCCAGCTTCATTTGCAGCCCGGCCAGCGCGAGATCGTGGGTCAGATGCTGCGCACCAACGAGCAGTTCACGCTCGCCAGCGAAATCGGCCTCAAGGAGCAACGCCCTGAGGACTACATCGTCCACGCCCTGGTCGATTTCGACGATATCGACTATTTCACCCATTCGGAGCTGCTTTACGACCTGGCCGGCCAGATGGTGAAGCACCTGCACAGCTACCTTTCTGAGTCGGAGGCCGTCAGCGTACTGGACCGGGATCGCCGGCTGATCGCGCGGGAAATCCATGCCCAGATGATGGCCCACTTCTGGGAGTCCGCGACCCGTTACGAAGCGCAGGTCAGTCGCGGGTTCACGGAACTGAAGCCGTGCAACTACACGGTCACTGCCGGTCAGGCCATCCAGAACTACCGGGAAACCATCACCGAGTTGAGTCGCATCAAGCAGATGCTGTTTGGCGGATTCTCGAAGTGTCTTTATCCGGTGCAGAAGTTCGATTCGGACACAGAGCGGCGCTTTGCCGTGATTCTGGAGCGGGATGCCTTGAAGTGGTTCAAGCCGGCGAAAGGGCAGTTCCAGATTTACTACAAGCTCGGAACCGAGCAGCCGGAGTACGTGCCTGACTTCGTGGCAGAGACGGATACGGTAACCCTCATGGTTGAAACCAAGGCCAGGGGCGAAATCAATACCCAAGAAGTACAGGCCAAGGCCGCCGCTGCGGTGCGCTGGTGCAAGTACGCGTCGGAACACGCTGCGGCAGTTGGCACCAATCCGTGGAAGTACCTGCTGATACCCCACGACGACATTGGCGAAGCGAAAAGGCTCTCGGATTTCCTGCGGTATGAGATCAGAGGCAAGACGGAATTGGGCTAG
- a CDS encoding virulence RhuM family protein gives MSKDKEIARQPAGQMVGQGEFLLYQTEDAQTRIQLRLDEGTVWMSQKQLADLYQVRVPTINAHLKNLFRDGELAADRTIRKFLIVAREGTRAVERLVDHYNLEVILHLGYRVRSHRGAQFRRWATEQLKSYLGKGFLLDDERFKGEQDSGYFEELLARIRDIRSSEKEFWRKVLDIYATSIDYDPHAETSQQFFATVQNKMHWAAHGHTAAELIVQRVDAQAPHMGLTSWAGASRGAPVRKADVGVAKNYLNAEELDTLNRIVTAYIEVAELQAQARQPMTMRDWAKELDDFLRLTRKDILTNAGTVSAEAALSKAQAVYAEYQQQIRALPSQAEKDFEAAIAQPVKRIEKSRKALPKKRPGGEE, from the coding sequence ATGAGCAAAGACAAGGAAATTGCCCGGCAGCCTGCTGGACAAATGGTCGGGCAAGGCGAGTTCCTGCTCTACCAGACGGAGGATGCCCAGACGCGCATCCAGCTTCGGCTGGATGAAGGTACGGTCTGGATGAGCCAGAAGCAGCTGGCCGACCTGTACCAGGTTAGGGTTCCGACCATCAATGCGCACCTTAAAAACCTGTTCCGGGACGGGGAGTTGGCAGCGGATCGAACTATTAGGAAATTCCTAATAGTTGCCCGCGAAGGGACGCGGGCCGTGGAACGGCTGGTCGATCACTACAATCTCGAGGTGATCTTGCACTTGGGGTACCGGGTGCGTTCGCATCGGGGCGCGCAGTTCCGGCGATGGGCGACGGAACAGTTGAAAAGCTATCTGGGAAAGGGCTTTTTGCTCGACGACGAACGCTTCAAGGGCGAGCAGGACAGCGGCTATTTCGAGGAACTGCTGGCGCGTATCCGCGACATCCGTTCTTCCGAGAAGGAGTTCTGGCGCAAGGTGCTGGACATTTACGCCACCAGCATCGACTACGATCCCCACGCGGAAACCTCACAGCAGTTCTTCGCCACCGTGCAGAACAAGATGCACTGGGCCGCGCATGGTCACACCGCCGCCGAACTGATCGTGCAGCGCGTGGATGCGCAGGCGCCGCACATGGGGTTGACCAGTTGGGCGGGTGCCTCCAGGGGTGCGCCGGTGCGCAAGGCCGATGTGGGCGTCGCAAAGAACTACCTCAACGCGGAAGAACTGGACACGCTCAACCGCATCGTGACGGCCTACATCGAAGTGGCCGAATTGCAGGCACAGGCGCGGCAGCCGATGACCATGCGGGATTGGGCCAAGGAACTGGATGACTTCCTGCGATTGACGCGCAAGGACATCCTGACCAACGCGGGGACAGTTTCCGCCGAGGCTGCCTTGTCGAAGGCGCAGGCAGTGTATGCCGAATACCAGCAGCAGATACGCGCACTGCCTTCTCAGGCGGAAAAGGACTTCGAGGCGGCGATTGCGCAGCCGGTGAAGCGGATCGAAAAGAGCAGGAAAGCCTTGCCGAAGAAGAGACCTGGAGGCGAGGAATGA
- a CDS encoding site-specific DNA-methyltransferase, with product MSKQKLELTWIGKDRRPKLEPRILLEDPAKSYHAKHRVTENDLFDNRLIFGDNLLALKALEAEFAGRVKCVFIDPPYNTGSAFAQYDDGLEHSIWLGLMRDRLEIIKRLLANDGSLWITIDDNEAHYLKVLCDEVFGRANFVANIVWQSKDTPGNNASTIAQTHNMLLVFRRSESWKPFLVPRSEKQIANYKNPDEDSRGPWLGTPLTRAEFRERDYYALTNDAGRRVFPPKGSSWRRPPGEIKKLQSEKRIYWGKDGNAEFPVEKKFLSEVKSGVVPQTWWPYEFAGSTRNASAEMKGLFAGEKAFDTPKPEKIIQRVIEVATLSGDLVLDSFAGSGTTGAVAHKMGRRWIMVELGEHIHTHILPRLKKVIDGEDKGGITESVGWRGGGGFRYYKLAPSLIVNDRWGNPVINPAYNSAQLAEALAKLEGFAYAPSETRWWQHGHSSERDFIYVTTQNLSAEQLQALAEEVGAEQSLLVCCSAFHGVTAAKTAERWPNLTLKKIPKMVLARCEWGHDDYSLNVANLPMAAPEPETLSFHAPPTRGKGRKTAPELDLFGGEGVE from the coding sequence GTGAGCAAGCAGAAACTAGAACTGACATGGATAGGTAAGGACAGACGGCCAAAGCTGGAGCCGAGAATCCTACTCGAAGATCCCGCGAAGTCCTATCATGCGAAGCATCGTGTGACGGAGAACGACCTGTTCGACAACCGACTGATCTTCGGGGACAACCTGCTGGCATTGAAGGCGCTGGAAGCGGAGTTCGCGGGCAGGGTGAAGTGCGTGTTCATAGATCCGCCCTACAACACGGGCAGTGCGTTTGCTCAATACGACGACGGGCTGGAGCATTCCATCTGGCTGGGGTTGATGCGCGACCGGCTGGAGATCATCAAGCGGCTGCTGGCGAACGATGGCTCGCTGTGGATCACGATTGATGACAATGAGGCTCACTATCTAAAGGTGTTGTGTGATGAGGTGTTTGGGCGAGCGAACTTTGTTGCGAACATCGTTTGGCAATCAAAGGATACGCCTGGAAACAACGCTTCTACGATTGCACAGACGCACAACATGCTTCTTGTCTTCAGGAGGTCCGAGTCATGGAAGCCATTCTTGGTTCCGCGAAGCGAGAAACAGATTGCTAACTACAAGAACCCTGATGAGGACTCACGGGGTCCTTGGCTTGGTACGCCACTGACACGGGCAGAGTTTCGTGAACGAGATTACTACGCGCTAACCAATGATGCTGGTCGTCGAGTATTTCCACCCAAAGGCAGTTCATGGCGCAGACCGCCGGGCGAAATCAAGAAACTTCAAAGTGAGAAACGTATTTATTGGGGGAAAGACGGGAATGCAGAGTTTCCTGTTGAGAAGAAGTTTCTGTCGGAAGTGAAAAGTGGCGTAGTTCCACAGACATGGTGGCCGTATGAGTTTGCGGGAAGTACCCGCAACGCCAGCGCAGAAATGAAAGGCTTGTTCGCAGGCGAAAAGGCTTTCGATACACCTAAGCCTGAAAAAATCATTCAGCGAGTTATAGAAGTAGCAACTCTCTCAGGCGACCTCGTTCTCGACTCCTTCGCCGGTTCCGGCACAACAGGCGCTGTCGCGCACAAGATGGGCCGCCGCTGGATCATGGTGGAGCTGGGTGAGCACATCCACACGCACATCCTCCCGCGCCTGAAGAAGGTGATTGATGGCGAAGACAAGGGCGGAATTACCGAGAGCGTGGGCTGGCGGGGCGGTGGCGGGTTCCGCTACTACAAACTCGCGCCCAGCCTCATCGTGAACGATCGTTGGGGCAATCCCGTCATCAATCCGGCCTACAACTCGGCGCAGCTGGCAGAGGCGCTGGCCAAGCTGGAAGGCTTTGCCTACGCGCCGTCGGAAACGCGCTGGTGGCAACACGGCCACAGCAGCGAGCGGGATTTCATCTATGTCACCACACAGAACCTTTCCGCAGAGCAGTTGCAGGCGCTGGCCGAGGAAGTGGGCGCGGAGCAAAGCCTGCTGGTGTGCTGCTCGGCCTTTCACGGCGTGACGGCGGCGAAGACGGCAGAACGCTGGCCGAACCTGACGCTGAAGAAGATTCCGAAGATGGTGCTGGCCCGCTGCGAATGGGGGCATGACGACTACAGCCTGAACGTGGCGAATCTGCCGATGGCGGCGCCCGAACCGGAAACGCTCTCCTTCCACGCCCCACCCACGCGCGGGAAAGGGCGAAAAACAGCGCCCGAGCTGGACCTGTTTGGCGGCGAGGGGGTGGAATGA
- a CDS encoding AIPR family protein, with product MPALEPHYMAILQKILAERFVPLLPPLLGAGKPEEQAAKQLSRAFSAFALNKLLNLAPKDAAASVVDDFNDKGLDAIHYHAPTQTLYLLQTKLKESEQFKQDEAQSFCSGVRFLLKQDFTSFNENVQNRKAEIESALDVCSHIKLVVPYTGDSVSKSAIDALQLLLEDDDLDEERLDKQVEYYAAAEITRDLLAEQAYPPVHTDIALQKHVRIESPRTTYYGIARLADLATLHKDKGKALYERNIRYFLGSSRSDVNRAIKATLRDDPGSFFYLNNGVTAVCDDIEPKGKNPGNGFRKFKVRGLSVINGAQTVASAAEFVAQHPGSSIEDAKVMLTLIKAPADGPFGKRVTKARNHQNPVQTANFASLDENQERLRQEIAHLGFAYHYRPEASATGPNAVSLDEALRVLASRQDDPRYAVWLKSEPARLANPESAEYQTLFPATLTGTALVNAVLCHRAIRALVVDYEQKAAARSQEKLIYRHAIHVITTVTMKRLRQRISATAAIDQGKIPELLSQPLDQLRQQTFDLGQQRLLYQGPLAYFRNQGSVASFLADLMETHFALDNDRAIAPLRNIQNAADVYPRKRLIDYLSSKAPQI from the coding sequence ATGCCAGCGCTTGAGCCTCACTACATGGCAATCCTGCAGAAGATCCTGGCGGAACGCTTCGTGCCTCTCCTTCCACCCCTCTTGGGAGCAGGGAAGCCGGAGGAACAAGCCGCAAAGCAGCTTTCGCGTGCTTTCAGTGCCTTTGCGTTGAACAAGCTGCTCAACCTTGCTCCCAAAGATGCAGCAGCATCCGTCGTGGATGACTTCAACGACAAGGGGTTGGATGCGATCCACTACCATGCGCCAACACAAACGCTGTATCTGCTGCAGACCAAGCTGAAGGAATCCGAGCAGTTCAAACAGGACGAAGCCCAGTCGTTCTGCAGCGGCGTTCGCTTTTTGTTGAAGCAGGATTTCACAAGTTTCAACGAGAACGTCCAGAATCGCAAGGCCGAGATTGAAAGCGCGCTCGATGTATGCAGTCATATTAAACTGGTTGTTCCCTATACCGGGGACAGCGTATCCAAGTCCGCTATCGACGCGCTGCAACTGCTGCTAGAAGACGATGATCTCGACGAAGAGCGTCTCGACAAGCAAGTGGAGTATTACGCTGCAGCCGAGATCACGCGAGATCTGCTGGCGGAACAGGCCTATCCGCCCGTTCACACCGACATCGCCTTGCAGAAGCACGTTAGGATCGAATCCCCCCGCACGACGTACTATGGAATTGCCCGCTTGGCCGATCTGGCTACGCTGCACAAGGACAAGGGGAAAGCGCTCTATGAGCGCAATATCCGCTACTTCCTCGGCAGCAGCCGATCCGATGTCAACAGGGCCATCAAGGCAACCTTGCGCGACGATCCGGGCAGCTTCTTCTACCTCAATAACGGAGTGACGGCAGTCTGCGACGATATTGAGCCGAAGGGCAAGAATCCCGGAAACGGTTTCAGGAAATTCAAGGTGCGCGGTCTGTCCGTCATCAATGGCGCGCAGACGGTCGCGTCGGCAGCCGAGTTTGTGGCCCAGCATCCAGGCAGCAGCATAGAGGATGCCAAGGTGATGCTCACCCTGATCAAGGCACCGGCGGATGGCCCGTTCGGCAAGCGCGTTACCAAGGCCCGTAACCACCAGAATCCGGTGCAGACGGCGAACTTCGCCTCGCTGGACGAGAATCAGGAGCGATTGCGGCAGGAAATTGCCCATCTCGGATTCGCCTACCACTATCGTCCCGAAGCATCGGCGACCGGACCCAATGCTGTTTCGCTCGACGAGGCGCTGCGTGTGCTCGCCTCGCGGCAGGATGATCCGCGCTATGCCGTTTGGCTCAAGAGTGAACCAGCGCGGCTAGCCAACCCGGAATCCGCCGAATACCAGACTCTGTTCCCGGCTACTCTCACGGGTACTGCCTTGGTCAATGCGGTGTTGTGCCACCGGGCTATCCGCGCGCTGGTAGTGGATTACGAACAGAAGGCGGCAGCGCGCAGCCAAGAGAAGTTGATTTACCGCCACGCCATTCATGTCATCACGACAGTGACCATGAAGCGCTTGCGCCAACGTATCAGTGCCACGGCGGCCATCGACCAAGGTAAGATTCCTGAACTGCTTAGCCAACCACTCGATCAGTTGCGGCAGCAGACATTCGATCTTGGGCAGCAAAGGCTGCTCTATCAGGGGCCACTGGCTTACTTCCGCAATCAGGGCAGCGTCGCGTCGTTTTTGGCCGATTTGATGGAGACGCACTTCGCGTTGGACAACGACCGGGCGATAGCTCCACTACGCAATATTCAGAATGCGGCGGACGTGTATCCGCGCAAGCGCTTGATAGACTACTTGTCGAGCAAAGCACCACAGATTTAA